In the Gasterosteus aculeatus chromosome X, fGasAcu3.hap1.1, whole genome shotgun sequence genome, one interval contains:
- the LOC120809346 gene encoding lamina-associated polypeptide 2, isoforms beta/gamma isoform X4, with protein MSGSSRSGRKATKKTDRPRLKEVEVTDLTDDDLKQQLEKHGVQPGPVVASTRKLYEKKLQKLLDQGPAQPSPDLTALPNRDGNPNGNTNSEQYSDKEDEGIAEPEPVPVVENSSRGKTRGTTSSRAQTKVSEDTPKDTNKSVEDILANEIATPGMSVTCRRPIRGAAGRPLDPSEYWLDDSHLQHSVHTETRSAFPRKAPAQQGFRSMLLMLLLLVAVAGSLYAYWDLDVDTLKGAMISVASNLGYGDRDAEVAGAEVAGI; from the exons ATGTCCGGCTCCAGTCGATCTGGAAGA AAAGCTACGAAAAAGACGGACAGGCCTCGCTTGAAGGAAGTGGAGGTGACGGACCTGACTGATGATGATCTGAAGCAACAGCTGGAAAAACATGGTGTGCAACCAGGACCCGTTGTTG CCTCCACAAGGAAGCTATATgagaagaagctgcagaagCTTTTGGACCAGGGTCCAGCTCAACCTTCCCCAGACCTTACAGCTCTCCCCAATAGAGACGGTAACCCAAATGGCAACACAAATTCGGAACAGTACAGTGACAAGGAAGATG AGGGGATCGCTGAACCCGAACCTGTTCCTGTGGTGGAGAACTCGAGCAGAGGGAAAACTCGAGGCACAACgagcagcagagcacaaacCAAG GTTAGTGAAGACACTCCCAAGGACACCAACAAGAGTGTTGAAGATATTCTTGCCAATGAGATAGCCACACCAGGCATGAG TGTAACCTGCCGGCGTCCGATCCGGGGGGCAGCTGGTCGACCACTGGACCCAAGTGAATACTGGCTGGACGATTCCCATTTGCAGCACAGCGTCCACACAGAGACCCGCTCTGCCTTCCCACGCAAAGCGCCGGCCCAACAAGGCTTCCGCTCTATGTTGCTCATGCTCCTGTTGCTTGTTGCGGTGGCCGGCTCCCTCTATGCCTACTGGGACCTGGACGTCGACACCCTCAAAGGCGCCATGATCAGCGTAGCCTCTAACCTGGGCTACGGAGACCGCGATGCTGAGGTCGCCGGTGCTGAGGTTGCCGGTATTTAG
- the LOC120809594 gene encoding spexin prohormone 1-like isoform X2, with protein MVPTVTLLVVTLVAATWGEAQRNWTPHAILYLKGARDRSVLRRTSRVEGNTLHIVTRDQSIDGPGASLSSLLLELLQRVAEKGGGNPDNYHDEQQLNFKYV; from the exons ATGGTTCCAACAGTCACTTTGCTTGTGGTGACATTGGTGGCCGCGACTTGGGGAGAAGCACAA AGGAACTGGACTCCGCACGCCATCTTATACCTAAAAGGAGCAC GAGACCGCTCGGTGTTGCGGCGCACCAGTAGAGTGGAAGGGAACACGTTACACATAG TGACTCGCGACCAGAGCATTGATGGACCCGGAGCGTCTTTGTCTTCGCTTCTTCTGGAGCTTCTGCAGCGAGTTGCTGAAAAAG GTGGAGGTAATCCAGATAATTACCACGATGAACAACAGCTGAATTTCAAATATGTGTGa
- the LOC120809594 gene encoding spexin prohormone 1-like isoform X1, with translation MVPTVTLLVVTLVAATWGEAQQRNWTPHAILYLKGARDRSVLRRTSRVEGNTLHIVTRDQSIDGPGASLSSLLLELLQRVAEKGGGNPDNYHDEQQLNFKYV, from the exons ATGGTTCCAACAGTCACTTTGCTTGTGGTGACATTGGTGGCCGCGACTTGGGGAGAAGCACAA CAGAGGAACTGGACTCCGCACGCCATCTTATACCTAAAAGGAGCAC GAGACCGCTCGGTGTTGCGGCGCACCAGTAGAGTGGAAGGGAACACGTTACACATAG TGACTCGCGACCAGAGCATTGATGGACCCGGAGCGTCTTTGTCTTCGCTTCTTCTGGAGCTTCTGCAGCGAGTTGCTGAAAAAG GTGGAGGTAATCCAGATAATTACCACGATGAACAACAGCTGAATTTCAAATATGTGTGa
- the slc35b4 gene encoding UDP-xylose and UDP-N-acetylglucosamine transporter, whose translation MGPGAAVALVFVGCCSNVVSLELLVRQFPGCGNIVTFAQFLFIALEGFVFETNFGRKKPAIPVRNYVIMVTMFFTVSVINNYALNFNIAMPLHMIFRSGSLIANMILGIIILKKRYSASKYLSIALVSLGIFICTIMSAKQVNVANEGSEEESFYAFVRWLIGIGMLTFALLMSARMGIFQETLYKQYGKHSKEALFYNHCLPLPGFLLLSSDIYSHCLYFSQSTPTVVPVVGLTVPIMWLYLLINVITQYVCIRGVFILTTECASLTVTLVVTLRKFLSLIFSIMYFQNPFTGWHWVGTGVVFLGTLLYTEVWGSVRAALRGPDVKEKKAD comes from the exons ATGGGCCCCGGTGCTGCTGTTGCGCTGGTGTTTGTCGGCTGCTGCAGCAATGTGGTGTCTCTCGAGCTGCTTGTGAG ACAGTTTCCAGGATGTGGCAACATTGTCACCTTCGCTCAGTTTTTATTCATCGCGTTGGAAGGTTTCGTCTTTGAAACCAACTTCGGGAGGAAGAAACCAGCAATCCCTGTCAG AAACTATGTGATCATGGTGACCATGTTCTTCACAGTCAGTGTGATCAACAACTACGCTCTTAACTTCAACATCGCCATGCCGTTACACATGATCTTCAGATCA GGATCGCTAATCGCAAACATGATCCTGGGAATAATCATCCTGAAGAAAAG GTATTCAGCAAGTAAATATCTGTCGATAGCTTTAGTTTCATTAGGTATCTTCATCTGCACCATCATGTCTGCCAAACAAGTG AATGTGGCCAATGAGGGATCAGAAGAGGAGAGCTTTTATGCCTTTGTGCGCTGGCTTATAG GTATCGGCATGCTGACCTTTGCTCTGCTGATGTCTGCGAGGATGGGCATCTTCCAGGAGACGTTGTACAAGCAGTACGGGAAACACTCCAAGGAAGCCCTCTTCTATAAT CACTGCCTGCCTCTGCCAGGCTTCCTGCTTCTCTCCAGCGACATCTACAGCCACTGTCTGTACTTCAGTCAGAGCA CTCCTACAGTTGTTCCTGTGGTCGGACTCACTGTGCCGATAATGTGGCTCTACCTGCTGATCAACGTCATCACACA ATATGTGTGCATTCGCGGGGTTTTCATCCTCACCACGGAGTGCGCCTCGTTGACCGTCACTCTGGTGGTGACGCTGAGAAAGTTCCTCAgcctcatcttctccatcatgTACTTCCAGAACCCGTTCACCGGGTGGCACTGGGTGGGCACGGGGGTGGTGTTCTTGGGCACCCTGCTGTACACCGAGGTGTGGGGCAGCGTGCGGGCGGCTCTCCGTGGACCCGATGTCAAGGAGAAGAAGGCGGATTag
- the ldhbb gene encoding L-lactate dehydrogenase B-B chain isoform X1: MASILQKLLTPLFSGPPEPPRNKVTVVGVGQVGMACAISILLRELADELALVDVMEDKLKGEMMDLQHGSLFLKTHKIVANKDYSVSANSRIVVVTAGVRQQEGESRLNLVQRNVNIFKHIVPQIVRYSPDCTIIVVSNPVDVLTYVTWKLSGLPKHRVIGSGTNLDSARFRFLMADKLGIHPSSFNGWILGEHGDTSVPVWSGTNVAGVNLQTLNPDIGTDCDEENWTETHKMVVDSAYEVIKLKGYTNWAIGLSVADLTESLIRNMNRIHPVSTMVKGMYGISNEVYLSLPCVLNAGGVASVVNMSLTEDEVARLQASAGTLWDIQKDLQDV, translated from the exons ATGGCCTCAATTCTGCAGAAGCTGCTAACTCCGCTGTTCAGCGGCCCTCCTGAGCCCCCCAGGAATAAAGTGACAGTGGTGGGCGTGGGGCAGGTCGGCATGGCCTGTGCTATAAGCATCCTGCTCAGG GAGCTGGCTGATGAACTTGCCCTGGTGGACGTGATGGAGGACAAGCTGAAAGGAGAAATGATGGACTTACAGCACGGCAGCCTCTTCctcaaaacccacaaaatagtcGCAAACAAAG ACTACTCCGTGTCAGCGAACTCCCGCATCGTGGTGGTGACGGCCGGAGTCCGACAGCAGGAAGGGGAGAGCAGGCTGAACCTCGTCCAGAGAAACGTCAACATCTTCAAGCACATTGTCCCTCAGATTGTACGATACAGCCCCGACTGCACCATCATTGTGGTTTCCAACCCAG TTGATGTGCTGACCTATGTCACCTGGAAACTGAGCGGCCTCCCCAAGCACCGCGTCATCGGCAGCGGCACCAACTTGGACTCGGCGCGCTTTCGCTTCCTGATGGCCGACAAACTGGGAATCCATCCCAGCAGCTTCAACGGATGGATCCTGGGCGAGCACGGAGACACCAGTG TGCCCGTGTGGAGCGGAACCAACGTGGCGGGGGTCAACCTGCAGACGTTGAACCCGGACATCGGCACCGACTGCGACGAGGAGAACTGGACGGAAACGCACAAGATGGTGGTGGACAG TGCCTACGAGGTGATCAAACTGAAGGGTTACACCAACTGGGCCATCGGGCTGAGCGTAGCTGACCTGACAGAAAGCCTCATCAGGAACATGAACAGGATTCATCCCGTGTCCACCATGGTGAAG GGCATGTATGGGATCAGTAACGAGGTGTATCTGAGCCTGCCCTGCGTGCTGAACGCCGGAGGCGTGGCCAGCGTGGTCAACATGAGCCTGACGGAGGACGAGGTGGCCCGGCTGCAGGCCAGCGCCGGCACGCTGTGGGACATCCAGAAGGACCTGCAGGACGTCTGA
- the LOC120809346 gene encoding uncharacterized protein LOC120809346 isoform X5, with product MSGSSRSGRKATKKTDRPRLKEVEVTDLTDDDLKQQLEKHGVQPGPVVASTRKLYEKKLQKLLDQGPAQPSPDLTALPNRDEGIAEPEPVPVVENSSRGKTRGTTSSRAQTKVSEDTPKDTNKSVEDILANEIATPGMSVTCRRPIRGAAGRPLDPSEYWLDDSHLQHSVHTETRSAFPRKAPAQQGFRSMLLMLLLLVAVAGSLYAYWDLDVDTLKGAMISVASNLGYGDRDAEVAGAEVAGI from the exons ATGTCCGGCTCCAGTCGATCTGGAAGA AAAGCTACGAAAAAGACGGACAGGCCTCGCTTGAAGGAAGTGGAGGTGACGGACCTGACTGATGATGATCTGAAGCAACAGCTGGAAAAACATGGTGTGCAACCAGGACCCGTTGTTG CCTCCACAAGGAAGCTATATgagaagaagctgcagaagCTTTTGGACCAGGGTCCAGCTCAACCTTCCCCAGACCTTACAGCTCTCCCCAATAGAGACG AGGGGATCGCTGAACCCGAACCTGTTCCTGTGGTGGAGAACTCGAGCAGAGGGAAAACTCGAGGCACAACgagcagcagagcacaaacCAAG GTTAGTGAAGACACTCCCAAGGACACCAACAAGAGTGTTGAAGATATTCTTGCCAATGAGATAGCCACACCAGGCATGAG TGTAACCTGCCGGCGTCCGATCCGGGGGGCAGCTGGTCGACCACTGGACCCAAGTGAATACTGGCTGGACGATTCCCATTTGCAGCACAGCGTCCACACAGAGACCCGCTCTGCCTTCCCACGCAAAGCGCCGGCCCAACAAGGCTTCCGCTCTATGTTGCTCATGCTCCTGTTGCTTGTTGCGGTGGCCGGCTCCCTCTATGCCTACTGGGACCTGGACGTCGACACCCTCAAAGGCGCCATGATCAGCGTAGCCTCTAACCTGGGCTACGGAGACCGCGATGCTGAGGTCGCCGGTGCTGAGGTTGCCGGTATTTAG
- the ldhbb gene encoding L-lactate dehydrogenase B-B chain isoform X2, with the protein MLVTSWYLYLAARSLAKQLNMASILQKLLTPLFSGPPEPPRNKVTVVGVGQVGMACAISILLRELADELALVDVMEDKLKGEMMDLQHGSLFLKTHKIVANKDYSVSANSRIVVVTAGVRQQEGESRLNLVQRNVNIFKHIVPQIVRYSPDCTIIVVSNPVDVLTYVTWKLSGLPKHRVIGSGTNLDSARFRFLMADKLGIHPSSFNGWILGEHGDTSVPVWSGTNVAGVNLQTLNPDIGTDCDEENWTETHKMVVDSAYEVIKLKGYTNWAIGLSVADLTESLIRNMNRIHPVSTMVKGMYGISNEVYLSLPCVLNAGGVASVVNMSLTEDEVARLQASAGTLWDIQKDLQDV; encoded by the exons ATGCTGGTTACATCTTGGTATTTATACCTCGCAGCTCGGAGCCTCGCCAAACAAT TGAACATGGCCTCAATTCTGCAGAAGCTGCTAACTCCGCTGTTCAGCGGCCCTCCTGAGCCCCCCAGGAATAAAGTGACAGTGGTGGGCGTGGGGCAGGTCGGCATGGCCTGTGCTATAAGCATCCTGCTCAGG GAGCTGGCTGATGAACTTGCCCTGGTGGACGTGATGGAGGACAAGCTGAAAGGAGAAATGATGGACTTACAGCACGGCAGCCTCTTCctcaaaacccacaaaatagtcGCAAACAAAG ACTACTCCGTGTCAGCGAACTCCCGCATCGTGGTGGTGACGGCCGGAGTCCGACAGCAGGAAGGGGAGAGCAGGCTGAACCTCGTCCAGAGAAACGTCAACATCTTCAAGCACATTGTCCCTCAGATTGTACGATACAGCCCCGACTGCACCATCATTGTGGTTTCCAACCCAG TTGATGTGCTGACCTATGTCACCTGGAAACTGAGCGGCCTCCCCAAGCACCGCGTCATCGGCAGCGGCACCAACTTGGACTCGGCGCGCTTTCGCTTCCTGATGGCCGACAAACTGGGAATCCATCCCAGCAGCTTCAACGGATGGATCCTGGGCGAGCACGGAGACACCAGTG TGCCCGTGTGGAGCGGAACCAACGTGGCGGGGGTCAACCTGCAGACGTTGAACCCGGACATCGGCACCGACTGCGACGAGGAGAACTGGACGGAAACGCACAAGATGGTGGTGGACAG TGCCTACGAGGTGATCAAACTGAAGGGTTACACCAACTGGGCCATCGGGCTGAGCGTAGCTGACCTGACAGAAAGCCTCATCAGGAACATGAACAGGATTCATCCCGTGTCCACCATGGTGAAG GGCATGTATGGGATCAGTAACGAGGTGTATCTGAGCCTGCCCTGCGTGCTGAACGCCGGAGGCGTGGCCAGCGTGGTCAACATGAGCCTGACGGAGGACGAGGTGGCCCGGCTGCAGGCCAGCGCCGGCACGCTGTGGGACATCCAGAAGGACCTGCAGGACGTCTGA
- the golt1bb gene encoding golgi transport 1Bb, whose protein sequence is MISLTDSQKIGMGLTGFGVFFLFFGMVLFFDKALLAIGNILFVCGLSFVIGLERTFRFFFQRHKVKATSFFLGGVLVVLIGWPIVGVVLEIYGFFLLFRGFFPVAVGFIRRVPLLGSLLSLPWISGLVDKMGESNNMV, encoded by the exons ATGATTTCACTCACGGATTCACAAA AAATTGGCATGGGGCTGACCGGGTTcggtgtgtttttcctcttctttgggATGGTGCTGTTTTTTGATAAAGCTCTCCTCGCCATTGGAAAT ATCCTGTTTGTGTGCGGCCTTTCCTTCGTCATCGGCCTCGAGCGAACGTTCAGATTCTTCTTCCAGAGACACAAAGTGAAAGCCACCAGCTTCTTCCTGGGAGGAGTGCTGGTGGTTCTCATCGGATGGCCGATCGTTGGAGTCGTTCTGGAGATTTACGGTTTCTTCCTCTTATTCAG GGGATTCTTCCCGGTGGCGGTGGGCTTCATCAGACGAGTACCTCTGCTCGGGTCTCTGCTCAGTTTGCCATGGATCAGTGGA CTAGTGGATAAAATGGGTGAGAGCAACAACATGGTATAA
- the LOC120809346 gene encoding lamina-associated polypeptide 2, isoforms beta/gamma isoform X1: MADFHEDPSVLTKEKLKSELAANNVPLPGGEHKKEVYVQLYLKNLTALKEKKSAPTDTFSSDEDLPLPVMSGSSRSGRKATKKTDRPRLKEVEVTDLTDDDLKQQLEKHGVQPGPVVASTRKLYEKKLQKLLDQGPAQPSPDLTALPNRDGNPNGNTNSEQYSDKEDEGIAEPEPVPVVENSSRGKTRGTTSSRAQTKVSEDTPKDTNKSVEDILANEIATPGMSVTCRRPIRGAAGRPLDPSEYWLDDSHLQHSVHTETRSAFPRKAPAQQGFRSMLLMLLLLVAVAGSLYAYWDLDVDTLKGAMISVASNLGYGDRDAEVAGAEVAGI; the protein is encoded by the exons ATGGCAGATTTCCACGAAGATCCGTCTGTTCTCACGAAAGAAAAGCTGAAGAGTGAGCTCGCGGCTAACAATGTGCCGCTTCCCGGCGGAGAGCATAAAAAAGAGGTGTACGTACAGCTGTACTTGAAGAACCTAACCGCCctaaaggagaagaagagcgcTCCCACCGACACGTTCTCCAGCGACGAGGACCTGCCCCTCCCCGTGATGTCCGGCTCCAGTCGATCTGGAAGA AAAGCTACGAAAAAGACGGACAGGCCTCGCTTGAAGGAAGTGGAGGTGACGGACCTGACTGATGATGATCTGAAGCAACAGCTGGAAAAACATGGTGTGCAACCAGGACCCGTTGTTG CCTCCACAAGGAAGCTATATgagaagaagctgcagaagCTTTTGGACCAGGGTCCAGCTCAACCTTCCCCAGACCTTACAGCTCTCCCCAATAGAGACGGTAACCCAAATGGCAACACAAATTCGGAACAGTACAGTGACAAGGAAGATG AGGGGATCGCTGAACCCGAACCTGTTCCTGTGGTGGAGAACTCGAGCAGAGGGAAAACTCGAGGCACAACgagcagcagagcacaaacCAAG GTTAGTGAAGACACTCCCAAGGACACCAACAAGAGTGTTGAAGATATTCTTGCCAATGAGATAGCCACACCAGGCATGAG TGTAACCTGCCGGCGTCCGATCCGGGGGGCAGCTGGTCGACCACTGGACCCAAGTGAATACTGGCTGGACGATTCCCATTTGCAGCACAGCGTCCACACAGAGACCCGCTCTGCCTTCCCACGCAAAGCGCCGGCCCAACAAGGCTTCCGCTCTATGTTGCTCATGCTCCTGTTGCTTGTTGCGGTGGCCGGCTCCCTCTATGCCTACTGGGACCTGGACGTCGACACCCTCAAAGGCGCCATGATCAGCGTAGCCTCTAACCTGGGCTACGGAGACCGCGATGCTGAGGTCGCCGGTGCTGAGGTTGCCGGTATTTAG
- the LOC120809346 gene encoding uncharacterized protein LOC120809346 isoform X3 — protein sequence MADFHEDPSVLTKEKLKSELAANNVPLPGGEHKKEVYVQLYLKNLTALKEKKSAPTDTFSSDEDLPLPVMSGSSRSGRKATKKTDRPRLKEVEVTDLTDDDLKQQLEKHGVQPGPVVEGIAEPEPVPVVENSSRGKTRGTTSSRAQTKVSEDTPKDTNKSVEDILANEIATPGMSVTCRRPIRGAAGRPLDPSEYWLDDSHLQHSVHTETRSAFPRKAPAQQGFRSMLLMLLLLVAVAGSLYAYWDLDVDTLKGAMISVASNLGYGDRDAEVAGAEVAGI from the exons ATGGCAGATTTCCACGAAGATCCGTCTGTTCTCACGAAAGAAAAGCTGAAGAGTGAGCTCGCGGCTAACAATGTGCCGCTTCCCGGCGGAGAGCATAAAAAAGAGGTGTACGTACAGCTGTACTTGAAGAACCTAACCGCCctaaaggagaagaagagcgcTCCCACCGACACGTTCTCCAGCGACGAGGACCTGCCCCTCCCCGTGATGTCCGGCTCCAGTCGATCTGGAAGA AAAGCTACGAAAAAGACGGACAGGCCTCGCTTGAAGGAAGTGGAGGTGACGGACCTGACTGATGATGATCTGAAGCAACAGCTGGAAAAACATGGTGTGCAACCAGGACCCGTTGTTG AGGGGATCGCTGAACCCGAACCTGTTCCTGTGGTGGAGAACTCGAGCAGAGGGAAAACTCGAGGCACAACgagcagcagagcacaaacCAAG GTTAGTGAAGACACTCCCAAGGACACCAACAAGAGTGTTGAAGATATTCTTGCCAATGAGATAGCCACACCAGGCATGAG TGTAACCTGCCGGCGTCCGATCCGGGGGGCAGCTGGTCGACCACTGGACCCAAGTGAATACTGGCTGGACGATTCCCATTTGCAGCACAGCGTCCACACAGAGACCCGCTCTGCCTTCCCACGCAAAGCGCCGGCCCAACAAGGCTTCCGCTCTATGTTGCTCATGCTCCTGTTGCTTGTTGCGGTGGCCGGCTCCCTCTATGCCTACTGGGACCTGGACGTCGACACCCTCAAAGGCGCCATGATCAGCGTAGCCTCTAACCTGGGCTACGGAGACCGCGATGCTGAGGTCGCCGGTGCTGAGGTTGCCGGTATTTAG
- the LOC120809346 gene encoding uncharacterized protein LOC120809346 isoform X2, producing MADFHEDPSVLTKEKLKSELAANNVPLPGGEHKKEVYVQLYLKNLTALKEKKSAPTDTFSSDEDLPLPVMSGSSRSGRKATKKTDRPRLKEVEVTDLTDDDLKQQLEKHGVQPGPVVASTRKLYEKKLQKLLDQGPAQPSPDLTALPNRDEGIAEPEPVPVVENSSRGKTRGTTSSRAQTKVSEDTPKDTNKSVEDILANEIATPGMSVTCRRPIRGAAGRPLDPSEYWLDDSHLQHSVHTETRSAFPRKAPAQQGFRSMLLMLLLLVAVAGSLYAYWDLDVDTLKGAMISVASNLGYGDRDAEVAGAEVAGI from the exons ATGGCAGATTTCCACGAAGATCCGTCTGTTCTCACGAAAGAAAAGCTGAAGAGTGAGCTCGCGGCTAACAATGTGCCGCTTCCCGGCGGAGAGCATAAAAAAGAGGTGTACGTACAGCTGTACTTGAAGAACCTAACCGCCctaaaggagaagaagagcgcTCCCACCGACACGTTCTCCAGCGACGAGGACCTGCCCCTCCCCGTGATGTCCGGCTCCAGTCGATCTGGAAGA AAAGCTACGAAAAAGACGGACAGGCCTCGCTTGAAGGAAGTGGAGGTGACGGACCTGACTGATGATGATCTGAAGCAACAGCTGGAAAAACATGGTGTGCAACCAGGACCCGTTGTTG CCTCCACAAGGAAGCTATATgagaagaagctgcagaagCTTTTGGACCAGGGTCCAGCTCAACCTTCCCCAGACCTTACAGCTCTCCCCAATAGAGACG AGGGGATCGCTGAACCCGAACCTGTTCCTGTGGTGGAGAACTCGAGCAGAGGGAAAACTCGAGGCACAACgagcagcagagcacaaacCAAG GTTAGTGAAGACACTCCCAAGGACACCAACAAGAGTGTTGAAGATATTCTTGCCAATGAGATAGCCACACCAGGCATGAG TGTAACCTGCCGGCGTCCGATCCGGGGGGCAGCTGGTCGACCACTGGACCCAAGTGAATACTGGCTGGACGATTCCCATTTGCAGCACAGCGTCCACACAGAGACCCGCTCTGCCTTCCCACGCAAAGCGCCGGCCCAACAAGGCTTCCGCTCTATGTTGCTCATGCTCCTGTTGCTTGTTGCGGTGGCCGGCTCCCTCTATGCCTACTGGGACCTGGACGTCGACACCCTCAAAGGCGCCATGATCAGCGTAGCCTCTAACCTGGGCTACGGAGACCGCGATGCTGAGGTCGCCGGTGCTGAGGTTGCCGGTATTTAG